One part of the Spirochaetota bacterium genome encodes these proteins:
- the obgE gene encoding GTPase ObgE, with protein sequence MIFKDEVKVFAYSGKGGDGAVSFLKEKNVPLGGPDGGDGGDGGSVIFRVNPQLHTLANYHNGQKFKAQIGENGQEQKCYGKKGQSIYLDVPPGTIVSEVFEDGTHKALVDLSEGVNEYKVLQGGRGGKGNIHFKTSIKQSPNYAQKGTLGEEKTLLLELKLIAHIGLAGFPNAGKSSLVSCLTNARPKVADYPFTTLVPNLGMMVPDYFGDGLLIADIPGLIEGAAQGRGLGIEFLKHIERTKLLLFVLDIMENPEEKFNILKQELATYSQRLSKRNFVVCFNKIDLMPEISEDVQEFMDRLKKDNVRIFITSAGTGHGLAELKQELFTIWHDLPQDPEELEAYVETPVDKFEDFTIGLDL encoded by the coding sequence ATGATTTTTAAAGATGAAGTAAAAGTTTTTGCTTATTCAGGAAAAGGTGGCGATGGTGCTGTTTCCTTCCTCAAGGAAAAAAATGTTCCTCTTGGTGGTCCAGATGGTGGTGATGGTGGTGATGGTGGTAGTGTTATTTTTAGGGTAAATCCTCAGTTGCACACTCTTGCTAATTATCATAATGGTCAAAAATTTAAAGCTCAAATTGGTGAAAATGGACAAGAACAAAAATGCTATGGGAAAAAAGGTCAGAGTATTTATTTGGATGTTCCTCCTGGAACAATCGTTTCTGAAGTTTTTGAAGATGGTACGCACAAAGCTCTTGTTGATTTATCTGAAGGGGTAAATGAATACAAAGTTCTACAAGGTGGGCGTGGTGGTAAGGGTAATATTCACTTCAAAACTTCTATCAAACAAAGTCCCAATTATGCTCAAAAAGGAACTCTAGGAGAAGAGAAAACTCTATTATTAGAATTAAAACTGATTGCTCATATAGGCTTAGCTGGATTTCCTAATGCTGGAAAATCTTCTTTAGTATCTTGTCTCACCAACGCAAGACCAAAAGTAGCTGATTATCCTTTTACCACTCTCGTTCCTAATTTAGGGATGATGGTACCTGATTATTTTGGCGATGGATTACTTATTGCTGACATTCCTGGATTAATTGAAGGTGCTGCTCAAGGGCGAGGATTAGGAATTGAATTTTTAAAACATATTGAAAGAACTAAGTTGTTATTATTTGTATTAGATATCATGGAAAATCCTGAAGAAAAATTTAATATCCTCAAACAAGAATTAGCTACTTATTCTCAGCGTTTGTCCAAGCGTAATTTTGTCGTTTGTTTTAACAAAATCGATCTTATGCCTGAAATATCTGAAGATGTACAAGAATTCATGGATAGATTGAAAAAAGATAATGTTCGTATATTTATAACTAGTGCTGGTACAGGACATGGATTAGCAGAACTCAAGCAAGAATTATTTACTATTTGGCATGATCTACCTCAAGATCCAGAAGAACTTGAAGCTTATGTAGAAACACCAGTAGATAAATTTGAAGATTTTACTATTGGACTCGATTTGTAA
- a CDS encoding STAS domain-containing protein, with protein sequence MKYKNSRHGQYSVIKVEGNLVNDPVANEFKQVIYDLMDKGEKYIAIDCSEMQFIGSSGIGKLLLAYKRITDLGGKIAVVYLHPEMKDLFIAFKLQEFISICDSLDELV encoded by the coding sequence TTGAAATACAAAAACTCACGCCATGGACAATATAGTGTCATCAAAGTTGAGGGAAATTTAGTTAATGACCCTGTTGCAAATGAATTTAAACAAGTAATCTATGATTTAATGGATAAAGGTGAGAAATATATTGCAATTGATTGTTCAGAGATGCAATTTATTGGTAGCTCTGGAATTGGAAAATTGCTGTTAGCTTACAAACGAATTACGGATCTTGGTGGTAAAATAGCTGTCGTGTACTTGCATCCAGAAATGAAAGATTTATTTATTGCATTTAAACTGCAAGAATTTATTTCTATTTGTGATTCTTTGGATGAATTAGTATAG
- a CDS encoding DNA translocase FtsK 4TM domain-containing protein has translation MLFYKVVGTKMFKGILRILISYTLILFSLLLMISLVKFSPYDWFFYTTAMNTSYMNILGIFGVTIATPFVFFYGYFSWIWVLFSLSMGISILIGIEPRNLLIRFVIFHIVALLSSVLLSVYTANFSFLTGGIFGAIIGNIIVGTVPNFMIIAIIVSLLIILLIKMWPFPYQQFSKYLNSWHQLPQTIAVTTDNSEYQDNSAYHNEYIDELEAINNSIKIPSTQYNPMFDEEVHYGSIDTLIDDLEPSKFQYHSQLPSFLQEIGAEDLSEPVKSVFISKKPLMKEKEMLLRDVDVDLLSPYLKGSNSFYDKIEENTFIKSKSLEVLEKTSLIEDMQSITEGLDELDQSSQAMSPSSEWVRESGVSVSDFIRVQPKIKRLSFSDGIVSEIQEPIISENTNSTVDTTNETTKERLDNNTASGTFNNNILSDEIEVNIEIPTIPQHISNFPPVSAIVNDTPFILEELDEHGQEVENLSFEHFDTPTDNINNIALKITESERILLNGVERTMNKQKESSQLLKEKLQKQQQKLADIYYNKTPVQVEQQKHFDEEPVKLVSNFILQDFEQEILALQKESGILDTVSQVISDDNFLKIHQSSLESSTVFEPLVQEPLVVESIDVAEMPDNTMVDSAQLIRELMIPNIDDIKDFEEIENIKDNSITAVVKTNPMEEINLENEEEYNTQEFVSLIRMDLGEVELSDITELTQGFEPLGMDLGEVELSDIMEVLQAVEPFHPSLDDDLLLNNEEQDSEAEVLDRNKILEFKNIISQKDGLSNYVETSKKVIENTNNYEEKIVLLEDKIEIDQDFLVNIDDESTDTTIPLIQNAPTELLEEYSSYTIEQKEENLINISEFIESPVQQNIIDTQILDREQDQEDIILNYEEENELINDNNDEVSNIENNHVDHDIVNLDTPESLLMPSIVTDLHLIPPAQYPIIEKDISPAFIFPNIEDLEPNTDNISKNDEDTEIENTMKMIEDTYESFNINMQVVDFHRGPTITRFELEPPSGLKLRTILNLQDDLALQAGTSNLRIISPVEGRSLIGIEVPNKVRRSFLLREQIDSTIFEASQTELPLILGIDVGGEEIVGDLTTTPHLLIAGTTGSGKSVYVNALIMGLLFKLSPEDLKFIMVDPKMVELELYSGIPHLLAPIITKPEEAMAALEWAVQEMDRRYKLLSELSVRNIKEYKNLAKNTPTGELGYEKLPYIVIIVDEFANLMLRSPKDTEKHISRLASMSRAVGIHLVLATQRPSVDVVTGVIKANFPSRIAFRVSSKIDSRTIIDRNGAETLLGKGDMLFMSPNYMDPIRIQSPYASSKDISKAVNTIKKNGPPKYAIDFSEVLARQEESNADSSRTDAVSDLLFEEVLRYAVDNGEISASGIQRRFRVGYNRASRLIESMKDMKIISPPPSAGKGWSINITRDEIQSYLD, from the coding sequence TTGTTATTTTATAAAGTTGTAGGTACAAAAATGTTCAAAGGTATTTTAAGAATTTTAATTTCCTATACTTTAATCTTGTTTTCTCTTTTATTAATGATTTCTTTAGTCAAATTTTCTCCTTATGATTGGTTTTTTTATACAACAGCTATGAATACATCATATATGAATATATTAGGAATATTTGGTGTAACAATAGCAACGCCATTTGTGTTTTTCTATGGATATTTTTCTTGGATTTGGGTACTATTTTCTTTGTCTATGGGAATAAGTATTTTAATAGGTATTGAACCGCGTAATTTGTTAATTCGTTTTGTTATTTTTCATATTGTTGCACTTCTAAGTTCTGTACTTTTATCTGTCTATACTGCTAATTTTTCTTTTCTTACAGGGGGAATTTTTGGAGCTATTATAGGAAATATAATTGTGGGTACTGTTCCTAATTTTATGATAATTGCTATCATTGTGTCTTTATTAATCATATTATTAATAAAGATGTGGCCTTTTCCTTATCAACAGTTTAGTAAATATCTAAATTCTTGGCATCAACTTCCTCAAACTATAGCAGTAACTACAGATAATTCAGAATATCAAGATAATTCTGCTTATCATAATGAATATATTGATGAATTAGAAGCAATTAATAATTCTATAAAAATACCATCTACACAATATAATCCTATGTTTGATGAAGAGGTTCACTATGGATCTATAGATACTTTAATAGATGATTTAGAGCCAAGTAAGTTTCAATATCACTCTCAACTACCAAGTTTTTTACAAGAAATTGGTGCTGAAGATTTATCTGAACCTGTAAAGTCAGTTTTTATTTCTAAAAAACCTCTTATGAAAGAAAAAGAAATGCTATTAAGAGATGTAGATGTTGATCTCTTATCTCCTTATTTGAAAGGTTCAAATTCTTTTTATGATAAAATAGAAGAAAATACTTTTATAAAATCAAAATCATTAGAAGTGTTAGAAAAAACAAGCTTAATTGAAGATATGCAAAGTATAACGGAAGGTCTTGATGAATTGGATCAATCTTCTCAAGCTATGTCTCCCTCAAGTGAATGGGTAAGAGAATCAGGTGTATCTGTATCAGATTTTATCCGTGTTCAACCAAAAATCAAACGCTTGTCATTTTCTGATGGTATTGTGAGTGAAATACAAGAACCAATAATATCTGAAAATACAAATTCTACGGTAGATACTACTAATGAGACCACTAAAGAAAGATTAGATAACAATACAGCTAGTGGTACATTTAATAATAATATATTATCAGATGAAATTGAAGTTAATATAGAAATACCAACTATCCCTCAACATATTTCTAATTTTCCACCTGTAAGTGCTATAGTGAATGATACTCCGTTTATTTTAGAAGAACTAGATGAGCATGGTCAAGAAGTAGAAAATCTCTCCTTTGAACATTTTGATACTCCTACTGATAATATCAATAATATAGCTTTAAAGATAACAGAATCTGAACGCATACTACTCAATGGTGTAGAAAGAACTATGAATAAGCAAAAAGAATCTTCTCAACTTTTAAAAGAAAAACTTCAAAAACAACAACAAAAATTAGCAGATATATACTATAATAAAACTCCAGTTCAAGTGGAACAACAAAAACATTTCGATGAAGAGCCAGTAAAACTAGTATCTAATTTTATTCTTCAAGATTTTGAACAAGAAATTTTAGCATTACAAAAAGAATCAGGAATCTTAGATACTGTTTCTCAAGTAATATCTGATGATAATTTTTTAAAAATTCACCAATCATCACTAGAATCATCTACGGTATTTGAACCTCTCGTTCAAGAACCTCTTGTTGTAGAGTCTATAGATGTCGCTGAAATGCCTGATAACACTATGGTGGATTCAGCACAATTAATACGAGAATTAATGATTCCTAATATAGATGATATAAAAGATTTTGAAGAGATAGAAAATATAAAAGATAATAGTATTACTGCTGTAGTAAAAACAAATCCTATGGAAGAAATAAATCTTGAAAATGAAGAAGAATATAATACGCAAGAATTCGTATCTCTTATTAGAATGGATTTGGGTGAGGTTGAATTATCAGATATTACCGAATTGACACAAGGTTTTGAACCTTTGGGTATGGATTTGGGTGAGGTTGAATTATCAGATATTATGGAAGTACTACAAGCCGTAGAACCTTTTCACCCTTCATTAGATGATGATCTTTTATTAAATAATGAAGAACAAGATTCGGAAGCGGAAGTCCTTGATCGTAATAAAATTTTAGAATTTAAAAATATTATATCACAAAAAGATGGATTGAGTAATTATGTTGAAACATCTAAAAAAGTTATAGAAAACACGAATAATTATGAAGAAAAAATTGTATTATTAGAAGATAAGATAGAGATAGATCAAGACTTTTTAGTTAATATAGACGATGAATCAACTGATACTACCATACCATTAATACAGAATGCTCCTACAGAATTACTAGAAGAATATAGCTCATATACTATAGAACAAAAAGAAGAGAATTTAATAAATATTTCTGAATTTATAGAATCTCCTGTACAACAAAATATAATAGACACACAAATATTGGATCGAGAACAAGATCAGGAAGATATAATTCTTAATTATGAAGAAGAAAATGAATTAATTAATGATAATAATGATGAAGTTAGTAATATAGAAAACAATCATGTAGATCATGATATTGTTAATTTAGATACTCCAGAATCGTTATTGATGCCATCTATTGTAACGGATTTACATCTAATTCCACCAGCACAATATCCTATTATAGAAAAAGATATATCACCAGCATTTATTTTTCCTAATATAGAAGATCTTGAACCAAATACAGATAATATATCTAAAAACGATGAAGATACAGAAATTGAAAATACCATGAAAATGATAGAAGATACTTATGAAAGTTTTAATATTAATATGCAAGTTGTAGATTTTCATAGAGGACCTACAATTACTCGTTTTGAACTAGAGCCACCATCAGGATTAAAATTAAGAACTATTTTGAATTTACAAGATGATTTAGCATTACAAGCAGGAACATCAAATCTTCGTATTATTAGTCCTGTTGAAGGTCGTAGTCTTATTGGAATAGAAGTTCCTAATAAAGTTCGTCGTAGTTTTCTCTTGAGAGAACAGATTGATAGTACTATTTTTGAAGCCTCTCAAACAGAATTACCATTGATTTTAGGAATTGATGTAGGTGGTGAAGAAATTGTTGGAGATCTTACTACTACTCCTCATCTTCTTATTGCTGGTACTACAGGAAGTGGGAAAAGTGTTTATGTTAATGCTTTAATTATGGGCTTATTATTCAAACTATCGCCTGAAGATCTTAAATTTATTATGGTTGATCCAAAAATGGTAGAATTGGAATTATATAGTGGTATTCCACATTTGTTAGCTCCTATTATTACAAAACCAGAAGAAGCAATGGCTGCACTAGAATGGGCTGTACAAGAAATGGATAGAAGATACAAACTTCTTTCAGAATTAAGTGTTCGAAACATCAAAGAATACAAAAACCTAGCTAAAAATACTCCGACAGGAGAATTAGGATATGAAAAATTACCTTATATCGTAATTATTGTAGATGAGTTTGCAAATCTTATGCTCAGATCTCCAAAAGATACAGAGAAACATATTTCTCGTTTGGCATCTATGTCAAGAGCCGTAGGTATACATCTGGTATTAGCAACTCAAAGACCGTCTGTTGATGTTGTGACAGGTGTTATTAAGGCCAATTTCCCAAGTAGAATAGCGTTTAGAGTTAGTTCAAAAATAGATTCGAGAACAATTATTGATAGAAATGGTGCTGAAACACTCTTAGGTAAAGGAGATATGTTGTTCATGTCACCAAACTATATGGATCCAATTCGTATTCAATCACCTTATGCATCTAGTAAAGATATCTCTAAAGCCGTTAATACTATCAAAAAAAATGGTCCGCCTAAATATGCAATTGATTTTTCTGAAGTATTAGCGCGTCAAGAAGAGAGTAATGCTGATAGTTCTCGTACAGATGCTGTGAGTGATCTTTTGTTTGAAGAAGTACTTCGTTATGCTGTAGATAATGGCGAAATTTCCGCTTCTGGTATTCAGCGTCGATTTAGAGTTGGATATAATAGAGCTTCAAGACTGATTGAATCAATGAAAGATATGAAAATTATTTCTCCACCACCAAGCGCTGGTAAAGGTTGGAGTATTAATATAACAAGAGATGAAATACAAAGTTACTTAGATTAA
- a CDS encoding tyrosine-type recombinase/integrase → MLQKENQYIRHFLDVLIYEKQYSSNTLKAYQTDIESFVQFSIHHDFSWIEASPCHISSWLEFLSKLKLSPKSIARKLSSLRSLFIFLIKSNIIDKNPFVLFSSPKLKKTIPTTLSQIEIFEIFHNMPIQNVLERRNKAMLILMYATGIRSEELCSLQHSDVKLSNNTIKVLGKGKKERIVPLIPKASEIIESWLEDRKILNQNLSSSLFLSKNGHKLTTAMIRKIVQNFSSMIPSTIAKTFHAHAFRYTFATHLLENQANLRHIQELLGHASLSVTQNYTTISITNLQKKFKQFHPRAK, encoded by the coding sequence ATGTTACAAAAAGAAAATCAATATATAAGACATTTTTTAGATGTGTTAATTTATGAAAAACAATATTCTTCAAATACGCTTAAAGCATATCAAACAGATATCGAATCATTTGTTCAGTTTTCGATTCATCATGATTTTTCTTGGATTGAAGCATCGCCTTGTCATATTTCATCATGGTTAGAATTCCTAAGTAAATTAAAATTATCACCCAAATCTATTGCTAGAAAATTAAGTTCTCTTCGGAGTTTATTTATATTTTTGATAAAAAGTAATATAATTGATAAGAATCCTTTTGTTTTATTTTCTTCTCCCAAATTAAAAAAAACTATTCCTACTACTTTAAGTCAAATAGAAATATTTGAAATATTTCATAATATGCCTATACAAAATGTTTTAGAGCGAAGAAATAAAGCTATGTTAATACTGATGTACGCTACGGGGATTCGATCTGAAGAATTATGTTCCTTACAACATTCAGATGTTAAATTGAGTAATAATACGATTAAAGTATTAGGCAAAGGAAAAAAAGAACGAATAGTCCCTTTGATTCCAAAGGCTAGTGAAATAATAGAATCGTGGTTAGAAGACAGAAAAATATTGAATCAAAATTTGTCTAGTTCTCTATTTTTATCAAAAAATGGACATAAACTGACAACAGCAATGATTAGAAAAATTGTTCAAAATTTTTCCTCAATGATCCCAAGTACCATAGCGAAAACTTTTCATGCTCATGCGTTTCGTTATACTTTTGCGACGCATCTTTTAGAGAATCAAGCCAATTTAAGACATATTCAAGAATTATTGGGGCATGCAAGTTTATCTGTTACGCAAAATTACACTACAATATCAATCACTAATTTACAAAAAAAATTCAAGCAATTTCACCCTAGAGCAAAATGA
- a CDS encoding EAL domain-containing protein: MNILLGRQSILDRNQNVIAYELLFRSTDNSPINSDTEATANVITTTLSIMSIDNILGQKKGFINIGIDILRKGLLDIIPPNRFVIEILETQDPSEELLSLIKKFKKKDYIFALDDFIINEEQIEHWRPILNEVSIVKVDVLDTNLEDLEKKTALLKPFNIILLAEKVETEEMFQLCNSLGYQYFQGFFFTKPVILESHNIAPSIQGVFAVIKLLQQDADILEIEQTMKLYPKLIISLLKVVNSASVATIQEITSIKQAIALLGKKAFTQWLLLLLYSQKSQTDPNQKIKDDPLFLLATQRGKLMEYFLTQSTPNASKSLKDEAFLVGLLSLSDTLLHVPMDHILQQLHLSPTISKAIITHEGSLGEFLQSIKHLETQDYAQLIPQINKLNISTDMLNEASLLTLKFAQELANQL, from the coding sequence ATGAATATTTTATTAGGTCGTCAATCAATTTTGGATCGAAATCAAAATGTTATTGCTTATGAATTATTATTTCGATCTACAGATAACTCTCCGATTAATTCGGATACAGAAGCTACAGCTAATGTTATTACTACTACTTTATCAATAATGTCTATTGATAATATTCTTGGTCAAAAAAAAGGTTTTATTAATATAGGTATAGATATCTTAAGAAAAGGATTGTTAGATATTATCCCTCCAAATCGATTTGTTATTGAAATTCTAGAAACTCAAGACCCTTCTGAAGAACTGCTAAGTTTAATAAAGAAGTTTAAGAAAAAAGATTATATTTTTGCTTTAGATGATTTTATCATTAATGAAGAACAAATTGAACATTGGAGACCTATTCTTAATGAAGTAAGTATTGTTAAAGTTGATGTACTAGATACTAATCTTGAAGATCTTGAGAAAAAAACAGCACTTTTGAAACCTTTTAATATTATACTACTTGCAGAAAAAGTAGAAACAGAAGAAATGTTTCAACTTTGTAATTCACTTGGATATCAATATTTTCAAGGATTCTTTTTTACCAAACCTGTTATTTTAGAAAGTCACAATATAGCTCCTTCTATACAAGGTGTTTTTGCTGTCATCAAATTATTACAACAAGATGCTGATATTCTTGAAATAGAACAAACAATGAAACTATATCCTAAACTTATTATTTCTCTTCTCAAAGTTGTTAATTCAGCTAGTGTTGCTACTATACAAGAAATTACTTCTATTAAACAAGCTATTGCTCTTCTTGGGAAAAAAGCGTTTACTCAATGGTTATTATTATTATTATATTCTCAAAAAAGTCAAACAGATCCTAACCAAAAAATCAAAGACGATCCTCTTTTTCTTCTTGCTACCCAAAGAGGGAAACTTATGGAATATTTTCTTACCCAATCTACGCCTAATGCTTCTAAATCTCTCAAAGATGAAGCTTTCCTTGTAGGTTTATTATCACTATCAGATACTTTACTTCATGTTCCTATGGATCATATTCTTCAACAATTACATTTATCTCCTACTATTTCAAAAGCAATTATTACTCATGAAGGTTCTTTAGGTGAATTTTTACAGAGTATTAAACACTTAGAAACACAAGATTATGCTCAATTAATACCTCAAATCAATAAATTAAATATTTCTACAGATATGTTAAATGAAGCTTCACTCCTTACTTTGAAATTTGCACAAGAACTTGCAAATCAATTATAA
- a CDS encoding SpoIIE family protein phosphatase, producing the protein MQIILVALIGIVSLLILVIFKYSIVAISFVTGMLFCGLFLWIISYFSKKNQLFSTLFSSDLFQYLLSVDGIQKLRKQILSKIKHLQDYQIFFFNNNDITIFPKNKIILTKEEKITLELLVQKSLHKSYFVLVENLDRIKIPHSHCYAYSYSIPFFNKRILILVYISVDTPWTPLLQEQISSANDTLSVVSFFVEVIGGNEGILELLKESVWGSPYAIGVCNPAGELFFGNDALYQMFQGDVPNFSVLTGKEVFMLLFDGKRIGQSFTLQGRRIQLEAFPLNNKNFLVTKCLFVFFDESVEFKQEMLGEANTLKRFTSGSSLIGAAMFTLDGIILYSNEAFMKKLDVYKVREAVQKNIFELFIIDKEEYQRLVTEILSGTEQHISLIGKENEQEFQVLFKGVIFGDKTIVEVVLEDDNIYNANMSYLDKETQELYEELKTARSVQEHILTLPTIYRPGMGVNTLYIPSRQLSGDFFTIIPFENDQMGILIADVSGHGVSASLITAALKILIEFAPRDADSLPKIMFYFNTYLAGILPEGSFVTLFYGIIDFNENTLQYINSGHPFPILEDIERNEIKILEGMGYPLGGLLNVSFEDLVHTVQLPAKCRILLYTDGILQHIQGTMKEKLEKIWYVIGKNKALNDKELLHVLYQDLISRNSPIPEDDVSMMLVSLDKTRTMKHHLYISSSILEVDTVIAQIGIYIQKVVELDPAVYWKIQTCFYESLLNAVVHGNKYNTQKKVYIEFRIVKGLIVIRIRDEGIGFNYNHVPDPLNPENILKDFGRGITVLKTLTDKVKFNKSGNEVTMFFKTEKGK; encoded by the coding sequence ATGCAAATAATACTAGTAGCTTTAATTGGTATAGTATCATTACTAATACTTGTTATTTTTAAATATTCAATAGTAGCAATAAGTTTTGTTACTGGCATGTTATTTTGTGGATTATTCCTATGGATTATTTCTTATTTTTCTAAAAAAAATCAATTATTTTCAACCCTTTTCTCTAGTGATCTTTTTCAATATTTATTATCAGTTGATGGTATACAAAAACTTCGTAAACAAATTCTATCAAAAATTAAACATCTTCAAGATTATCAAATTTTCTTCTTTAATAATAATGATATTACTATATTTCCAAAAAATAAAATAATTCTTACTAAAGAAGAAAAAATCACTTTAGAATTATTAGTTCAAAAATCACTTCATAAATCTTATTTTGTTTTAGTTGAAAATCTAGACAGAATAAAAATTCCCCATTCACATTGTTATGCATATTCTTATAGTATTCCTTTTTTTAATAAAAGAATTTTAATTTTAGTTTATATTTCTGTTGATACACCATGGACACCTTTGTTACAAGAACAAATTAGCTCTGCTAACGACACTTTGTCTGTGGTTAGTTTTTTTGTTGAAGTGATAGGTGGAAATGAAGGTATCTTAGAATTATTAAAAGAAAGTGTTTGGGGTTCTCCTTATGCAATAGGGGTTTGTAACCCAGCAGGGGAATTATTTTTTGGTAATGATGCTTTATATCAAATGTTTCAGGGGGATGTGCCCAATTTTTCTGTATTAACAGGTAAAGAAGTTTTTATGCTTCTATTTGATGGCAAAAGAATAGGACAATCGTTTACATTACAAGGTCGTCGTATACAATTAGAAGCGTTTCCTCTTAATAATAAAAATTTTCTGGTTACCAAATGTCTTTTTGTATTTTTTGATGAGAGTGTAGAGTTCAAACAAGAAATGTTAGGTGAAGCTAATACATTAAAACGTTTTACTTCAGGAAGTTCTCTAATTGGTGCAGCAATGTTCACCTTAGATGGTATTATTTTATATAGTAATGAAGCATTTATGAAAAAATTAGATGTTTATAAAGTACGTGAAGCAGTACAAAAAAATATTTTTGAATTATTTATAATCGATAAAGAAGAATATCAACGATTGGTAACAGAAATTCTTTCGGGTACAGAGCAGCACATATCGTTGATTGGTAAGGAAAACGAACAAGAATTTCAAGTATTATTTAAAGGTGTGATATTTGGTGATAAAACAATTGTAGAAGTTGTTTTAGAAGATGATAATATTTATAATGCTAACATGTCTTATCTTGATAAAGAAACTCAAGAACTATATGAAGAATTAAAAACAGCAAGAAGTGTTCAAGAACATATTTTAACTTTACCAACTATTTATAGACCTGGAATGGGTGTGAATACTTTATATATTCCGTCTAGACAACTAAGTGGCGATTTTTTTACAATTATACCTTTTGAAAATGACCAGATGGGAATTCTTATTGCAGATGTCTCAGGACATGGAGTATCTGCATCATTGATTACAGCGGCATTGAAAATATTAATTGAATTTGCACCAAGAGATGCCGATTCTCTTCCAAAAATCATGTTTTATTTTAATACTTATTTAGCTGGTATTTTACCTGAAGGAAGTTTTGTTACTTTATTCTATGGTATTATTGATTTTAATGAAAATACCCTACAATATATTAATAGTGGACATCCTTTTCCAATTTTGGAAGATATTGAAAGAAATGAAATAAAAATTCTTGAAGGGATGGGTTATCCTTTGGGTGGTTTATTAAATGTATCTTTTGAAGATTTAGTACATACCGTACAACTTCCTGCTAAATGTAGAATTCTTTTATACACTGATGGAATTTTACAACATATACAAGGTACGATGAAAGAAAAATTAGAAAAAATTTGGTATGTAATAGGCAAAAATAAAGCACTTAATGACAAAGAATTGTTACATGTTTTATATCAAGATCTTATTTCTAGAAATTCACCTATTCCAGAAGATGATGTTAGTATGATGCTAGTAAGTCTAGATAAGACACGTACAATGAAACATCATTTATATATATCTTCTTCTATTTTAGAAGTAGATACCGTAATTGCTCAAATAGGTATTTATATTCAAAAAGTTGTTGAATTAGATCCTGCAGTATATTGGAAAATACAAACATGTTTTTATGAATCATTATTGAATGCTGTTGTGCATGGGAATAAATATAATACACAAAAAAAAGTATATATTGAATTTAGAATAGTGAAAGGCTTGATTGTTATTCGTATTAGAGATGAAGGAATTGGTTTTAATTATAATCATGTCCCTGATCCCTTGAATCCAGAAAACATTCTTAAAGATTTTGGTCGTGGAATTACTGTATTAAAGACACTTACGGATAAAGTTAAGTTTAATAAATCAGGTAATGAAGTTACTATGTTTTTTAAAACAGAGAAGGGCAAATAA
- the dut gene encoding dUTP diphosphatase, translated as MIIEIKKLNPKALLPTYQTKDSSGADIYALLDQAISIPHGQIAIIPTGLSVAIPSGYEMQIRARSGLASKGLLIPNGPGTIDADYRGEIKILLLNLSGADFEITPEMRIAQAIISPILQANFTIVKELAKTERGNGGFGSTGTHN; from the coding sequence ATGATTATCGAAATAAAAAAATTGAATCCAAAAGCTTTATTACCAACATATCAAACTAAAGATTCATCTGGAGCAGATATTTACGCCTTACTCGATCAAGCTATCTCTATTCCTCATGGACAGATCGCTATAATTCCTACAGGATTATCTGTAGCTATACCTAGTGGCTACGAAATGCAAATTCGTGCTCGCAGTGGGTTGGCATCAAAAGGGCTTCTGATCCCTAATGGACCTGGTACTATAGATGCTGATTATCGTGGAGAAATTAAAATATTATTACTTAATTTAAGTGGAGCTGATTTTGAGATAACTCCAGAAATGCGTATTGCTCAAGCAATTATTTCACCTATATTACAAGCCAACTTTACTATTGTAAAAGAACTTGCTAAAACAGAACGCGGAAATGGTGGCTTTGGAAGTACAGGGACACATAACTAA